The following coding sequences lie in one Sphingomonas sp. M1-B02 genomic window:
- a CDS encoding FtsW/RodA/SpoVE family cell cycle protein, with amino-acid sequence MSEAAEVEPVEARSRVGNQLGRASTTRAGMWFWEVDRVLLLLALLLIAIGLVAVAAASPATARRYSDATHIVPPMYYFWRQLMWVCVSVPILIFVSMLPITLARRLSLIGAAFFLLLLVLAPVIGKEVNGARRWIDVGVSDLQPSEFLKPLFIVATAWMLSFRAKDPELPVLFVTGAMTALIGVLLMLQPDFGQTMVFAAVWLILLTLSGISGVAIGGLMGTAVAGVIAAYIFYDTARIRINSFLFPTKEAALADRYQIEMAHDTLTAGGLTGTGPGGGQVKFKLPEAHTDYIFSVIGEEFGLLACAVIVILYAAIVIRVFMKLLDEEDAFRLLAAAGLAAQFGVQALINMAVNTGIAPSKGMTLPFISYGGSSMIALSVGMGLLLAFTRRNPYLKRSPYTGRWSKT; translated from the coding sequence ATGAGCGAGGCCGCCGAAGTGGAGCCCGTCGAGGCGAGAAGCCGGGTCGGCAACCAGCTGGGCCGGGCGAGCACGACGCGCGCGGGCATGTGGTTCTGGGAAGTCGATCGAGTGCTGCTGCTGCTGGCGCTGCTGCTGATCGCGATCGGGCTGGTGGCGGTGGCGGCGGCATCGCCCGCTACCGCGCGGCGCTATTCGGACGCGACGCATATCGTGCCGCCCATGTATTATTTCTGGCGGCAGCTGATGTGGGTCTGCGTTTCGGTGCCGATCCTCATCTTCGTCTCGATGCTGCCGATCACGCTGGCGCGGCGGCTGTCGCTGATCGGGGCGGCATTCTTCCTGCTGCTGCTGGTGCTGGCGCCGGTGATCGGGAAGGAAGTGAACGGCGCGCGGCGTTGGATCGATGTCGGCGTTTCCGACCTGCAGCCTTCGGAATTTCTAAAGCCGCTGTTCATCGTCGCGACGGCGTGGATGCTGTCGTTCCGCGCCAAGGATCCCGAGCTGCCGGTCTTGTTCGTCACCGGAGCGATGACCGCGCTGATCGGGGTGCTGCTGATGCTGCAGCCCGATTTCGGGCAGACGATGGTGTTCGCCGCGGTGTGGCTGATCCTGCTGACGCTTTCGGGCATATCGGGGGTGGCGATCGGCGGGCTGATGGGCACCGCGGTGGCGGGGGTGATCGCGGCCTACATATTCTACGACACCGCGCGAATCCGCATCAACAGCTTCCTCTTCCCGACCAAGGAAGCGGCGCTGGCCGATCGCTACCAGATCGAGATGGCCCACGACACGCTGACCGCGGGCGGGCTGACCGGAACCGGGCCGGGCGGCGGCCAGGTGAAGTTCAAGCTGCCCGAGGCGCATACCGATTATATCTTCTCGGTGATCGGCGAGGAGTTCGGGCTGCTCGCCTGCGCGGTCATCGTTATCCTCTATGCCGCGATCGTGATCCGGGTGTTCATGAAGCTGCTCGACGAAGAGGATGCGTTCCGCTTGCTCGCGGCGGCGGGGCTGGCGGCGCAGTTCGGCGTGCAGGCGCTGATCAATATGGCGGTGAATACGGGGATCGCGCCTTCCAAGGGGATGACGCTGCCGTTCATCAGCTATGGCGGCTCCTCGATGATCGCGCTTTCGGTGGGGATGGGGCTGCTGCTCGCTTTCACGCGGCGAAACCCGTATCTGAAGCGCTCTCCTTACACGGGGCGGTGGAGCAAGACATGA
- the murG gene encoding undecaprenyldiphospho-muramoylpentapeptide beta-N-acetylglucosaminyltransferase: MSKARSYVLAAGGTGGHMVPAAALAVELASRGHHVALVSDDRGVRFPGLFEDVETHVLPAGRLGGGPLGYLRAAGKMMAGRSMALQLYKGLKPSAVIGFGGYPALPALLAAFRAGIPTIVHEQNAVLGRVNRFVAGKVDAIATSYADVERLKDSWKIKTHLVGNPVREAVLALRDRPYPVLDEDGIFRVLVTGGSQGASILSQVVPDGLALLPVHFRRRLQVTHQARIEDIDAVRAKYAAHSIPADLATYLPDLPEALAWAHIVIARAGASTIAELTAAGRPAILVPLPSATDDHQTANAREISRAGGARTIPQRLFTAAELAKQIQKLGLDTQGLENAAARARECGRPHAARDLADLVESIHAPKAPIGSTTKRRAVVQTQKPSYA; the protein is encoded by the coding sequence ATGAGCAAGGCGCGCAGCTACGTTTTGGCGGCAGGAGGTACCGGCGGGCATATGGTGCCCGCGGCGGCGCTGGCGGTGGAGCTTGCCAGCCGGGGACATCATGTCGCCTTGGTGAGTGACGATCGCGGGGTGCGCTTTCCCGGCCTGTTCGAGGATGTCGAGACGCATGTCTTGCCGGCCGGACGGCTGGGCGGAGGGCCGCTCGGCTATCTGCGCGCGGCGGGCAAGATGATGGCCGGGCGTTCGATGGCGCTGCAATTGTACAAGGGCTTGAAGCCTTCCGCAGTGATCGGCTTCGGCGGCTATCCGGCGCTGCCGGCGCTGCTCGCGGCGTTTCGCGCGGGCATCCCGACGATCGTCCATGAGCAGAATGCGGTGCTGGGGCGGGTGAACCGCTTCGTCGCGGGGAAGGTGGATGCGATCGCGACCTCCTATGCCGATGTCGAACGGCTTAAGGACAGTTGGAAGATCAAGACGCATCTGGTCGGCAACCCGGTGCGCGAGGCGGTGCTGGCGCTGCGCGACCGGCCTTATCCGGTGCTCGACGAGGACGGCATCTTCCGCGTGCTGGTGACGGGCGGGAGCCAGGGGGCGTCGATCCTGAGCCAGGTGGTGCCCGATGGGCTCGCGCTTCTGCCGGTGCATTTCCGGCGCCGGCTGCAAGTGACGCACCAGGCGCGGATCGAGGATATCGACGCTGTGCGCGCCAAATATGCGGCGCATTCGATCCCCGCCGATCTGGCGACCTATCTGCCCGATCTGCCCGAGGCGCTGGCCTGGGCGCATATCGTTATCGCGCGCGCCGGCGCCTCGACGATCGCCGAGCTGACCGCGGCGGGGCGTCCGGCGATCCTGGTGCCGCTGCCCAGCGCCACCGACGATCACCAGACCGCCAATGCGCGCGAGATCAGCAGGGCCGGTGGCGCGCGGACGATCCCGCAGCGCCTGTTCACCGCGGCCGAACTCGCCAAGCAGATCCAGAAACTGGGGCTCGACACGCAGGGGCTGGAAAATGCGGCGGCGCGGGCGCGCGAATGCGGCCGTCCGCACGCCGCACGCGACCTGGCCGACCTGGTCGAATCGATCCACGCACCGAAGGCGCCGATCGGATCGACCACGAAGCGCCGTGCCGTCGTCCAGACCCAGAAGCCGTCTTATGCATAA
- the murD gene encoding UDP-N-acetylmuramoyl-L-alanine--D-glutamate ligase, with protein MITGSAFDGKRYAVLGLARSGGATVEALLAGGASVVAWDSNEAARNSLLPGTGRGTALEERGGGGAPQATSDEESPLHQPSAGPPPRAGEDLVVADPADLDLAGFAGIVVSPGVPLNRHPIRAQAATARVPIIGDIELFAQARAELPPHKVVGITGTNGKSTTTALIEHICRTAGLPALAGGNIGLPILGRDPLPAGGVYVLELSSYQIDLTHSLDCDVAILLNITPDHLDRYDGFAGYAASKGRLFGMQTPGHAAIVGIGDEASAAIAREVAVGGRSQDLTKIAPGVCMDQSRWPALQGPHNAQNALAAIAACEALGIGRDAIDRGLASFPGLAHRMERVAKRNGVLFVNDSKATNPTSAAPALAAFERIHWILGGVAKTDELDACRPGFGNVVKAYTIGEAGDLFSSILEGEMPVERSGTLEAAVRSAASQAKPGETVLLSPACASFDQFRDYEARGAAFRAAVEALG; from the coding sequence GTGATTACGGGCTCGGCCTTTGACGGAAAGCGGTACGCGGTGCTCGGGCTTGCGCGGTCGGGGGGGGCGACGGTGGAGGCTTTGCTGGCTGGCGGGGCCAGCGTTGTTGCGTGGGATTCGAACGAGGCTGCGCGGAACTCGCTCCTCCCCGGCACGGGGAGGGGGACCGCGCTCGAAGAGCGTGGTGGAGGGGGGGCGCCACAAGCGACTTCCGATGAGGAGAGCCCCCTCCACCAGCCTTCGGCTGGTCCCCCTCCCCGTGCCGGGGAGGATCTGGTGGTTGCCGATCCGGCGGACCTCGACCTCGCCGGCTTCGCAGGGATCGTCGTATCGCCCGGCGTGCCGCTCAACCGGCACCCGATCCGGGCGCAGGCGGCCACCGCGCGCGTCCCGATCATCGGCGACATCGAGTTGTTCGCGCAGGCGCGCGCGGAGCTTCCGCCGCACAAGGTGGTCGGGATCACCGGCACCAACGGCAAATCGACCACCACCGCGCTGATCGAGCATATCTGCCGCACCGCAGGGCTGCCGGCGCTGGCTGGGGGGAATATAGGACTGCCGATCCTCGGGCGCGATCCGCTGCCGGCGGGGGGCGTCTATGTGCTCGAGCTTTCGAGCTATCAGATCGATCTCACGCACAGCCTGGACTGCGATGTCGCGATCCTGCTCAACATCACGCCGGATCATCTCGACCGTTATGACGGGTTTGCGGGCTATGCGGCGTCGAAGGGGCGGCTGTTCGGGATGCAGACGCCCGGGCATGCCGCGATCGTCGGGATCGGTGACGAGGCGTCGGCGGCGATCGCCCGCGAGGTGGCGGTCGGGGGACGATCGCAGGATCTGACCAAGATCGCGCCCGGCGTCTGCATGGACCAGTCGCGCTGGCCGGCGCTGCAGGGGCCGCACAATGCCCAGAACGCGCTGGCGGCGATCGCGGCGTGCGAGGCGCTCGGGATCGGCAGGGACGCGATCGATCGCGGGCTGGCGAGCTTTCCGGGGCTCGCGCACCGGATGGAGCGGGTGGCCAAACGGAACGGCGTTTTGTTCGTCAACGACAGCAAGGCGACCAACCCGACCTCGGCCGCGCCGGCGCTGGCGGCGTTCGAGCGGATTCACTGGATTTTGGGCGGGGTCGCCAAGACCGACGAGCTCGATGCGTGCCGGCCGGGCTTCGGCAATGTCGTGAAAGCGTATACGATCGGCGAAGCGGGCGACCTGTTCTCGAGCATTCTCGAAGGCGAGATGCCGGTCGAGCGTTCGGGCACGCTCGAGGCGGCGGTGCGGAGCGCTGCTAGCCAGGCGAAACCGGGCGAGACGGTGTTGCTGTCGCCGGCCTGCGCGTCGTTCGACCAGTTTCGGGATTATGAGGCACGCGGGGCGGCATTCCGTGCGGCAGTGGAGGCGCTCGGATGA
- the mraY gene encoding phospho-N-acetylmuramoyl-pentapeptide-transferase: MLYLIAEQLGFPGVLNLIRYLSFRTGASVATALFLGLLIGPKFIGWLRLRQGKGQPIRADGPQSHLAKRGTPTMGGLMILTSLMLAVLLWMDLRNPLVWACMFVTFGFGMIGFLDDYDKVRKASTAGVSGKVRLLGEFLIAGAAAWIIVSQTGTQLYVPFFSWIHPDLGYFYIPFAAFTIVAFGNAVNLTDGLDGLATMPVVIASMAFMLIAYVVGNKVFATYLGIPHVPGAGDLAILCGAIVGAGLAFLWFNAPPAAVFMGDTGSLALGGALGAIAVAAQHELVLGIIGGLFVIEALSVIIQVFFFKRTGKRVFKMAPIHHHFEQLGWSEPTVVIRFWIIAFVLALAGLSTLKLR, encoded by the coding sequence CGGCCCTGTTCCTCGGGCTGCTGATCGGGCCGAAGTTCATCGGCTGGCTGCGGCTGCGGCAGGGCAAGGGCCAGCCGATCCGCGCGGACGGGCCGCAGAGCCATCTCGCCAAGCGCGGCACGCCGACGATGGGCGGGCTGATGATCCTGACCAGCCTGATGCTTGCCGTCTTGCTGTGGATGGACCTGCGCAACCCGCTGGTCTGGGCGTGCATGTTCGTGACCTTCGGCTTCGGAATGATCGGTTTCCTCGACGATTATGACAAGGTGCGCAAGGCGAGCACCGCGGGCGTATCGGGCAAGGTCCGGCTGCTCGGCGAGTTCCTGATCGCGGGCGCCGCGGCGTGGATCATCGTGTCGCAGACCGGCACCCAGCTCTACGTGCCCTTCTTCAGCTGGATCCATCCCGATCTCGGCTATTTCTACATCCCCTTCGCCGCCTTCACGATCGTCGCCTTCGGCAATGCGGTGAACCTGACCGACGGGCTCGACGGGCTGGCGACGATGCCGGTGGTGATCGCGAGCATGGCGTTCATGCTGATCGCCTATGTCGTCGGCAACAAGGTGTTCGCGACCTATCTGGGCATCCCGCACGTTCCGGGCGCGGGCGACCTGGCGATCCTGTGCGGCGCGATCGTGGGGGCCGGGCTGGCGTTCCTGTGGTTCAACGCGCCGCCGGCGGCGGTCTTCATGGGCGATACCGGCAGCCTGGCGCTGGGCGGCGCGCTGGGCGCGATCGCGGTGGCGGCGCAGCATGAGCTGGTGCTGGGGATCATCGGCGGGCTGTTCGTGATCGAGGCGCTGAGCGTGATCATCCAGGTCTTCTTCTTCAAGCGCACCGGCAAGCGCGTCTTCAAGATGGCGCCGATCCACCATCATTTCGAGCAGCTCGGCTGGTCCGAGCCGACGGTGGTGATCCGTTTCTGGATCATCGCGTTCGTGCTGGCGCTGGCGGGGCTCTCGACGCTGAAGCTGCGGTGA
- the murC gene encoding UDP-N-acetylmuramate--L-alanine ligase, translated as MRGVATDIGTIHFVGIGGIGMSGIAEVMHNLGYKVQGSDVAEGYVIQGLRARGIQVTIGHKAENLGDAAVVVTSTAIVRTNPEVEAAYERRVPVVRRAEMLAELMRLKSTVAVAGTHGKTTTTSMIAALLDAGGVDPTVINGGIINQYGSNARLGDSEWMVVEADESDGSFLRLDGTIAVVTNIDPEHLDHYGSFDRVKDAFVEFVENVPFYGAALLCLDHPEVQAIIPRVRDRRIVTYGFAASADVRGVNVTPHAGGNRFEAIIRQRDGTTRSIENIELPMPGRHNVQNALAAIGVALELGIRDATIQKGFAMFTGVKRRFTKVGETQGVTVIDDYGHHPVEIRAVLSAARESAEGRVIAVMQPHRFSRLENLMDDFAQAFNDADMVLVTPVYAAGEAPREGVDAEALVEGVKRRGHRSAAVVADADALARVLAEVAVPGDMVVCLGAGDITKWAAGLAEGIAAARVEAVA; from the coding sequence ATGAGGGGCGTCGCCACCGACATCGGCACGATCCATTTCGTCGGGATCGGCGGGATCGGCATGTCCGGCATCGCCGAGGTGATGCACAATCTGGGCTATAAGGTGCAGGGATCGGACGTGGCCGAGGGCTATGTGATCCAGGGCCTGCGCGCGCGCGGCATCCAGGTGACGATCGGCCACAAGGCCGAGAATCTGGGCGATGCAGCGGTAGTGGTGACCTCGACCGCGATCGTGCGGACCAATCCCGAAGTCGAGGCGGCCTATGAGCGGCGCGTGCCGGTGGTGCGGCGCGCGGAAATGCTCGCCGAGCTGATGCGGCTGAAGTCCACCGTCGCGGTGGCGGGCACGCATGGCAAGACCACGACGACCTCGATGATCGCGGCCTTGCTCGACGCGGGCGGGGTCGATCCGACCGTGATCAACGGCGGCATCATCAATCAATATGGCTCCAATGCGCGGCTGGGCGACAGCGAGTGGATGGTGGTGGAGGCCGACGAGAGCGACGGCAGCTTCCTGCGGCTCGACGGCACGATCGCGGTCGTCACCAACATCGATCCCGAGCATCTCGACCATTATGGCAGCTTCGATCGGGTGAAGGATGCGTTCGTCGAGTTCGTCGAGAATGTGCCTTTCTATGGCGCGGCCTTGCTGTGCCTGGATCATCCCGAGGTGCAGGCGATCATTCCGCGCGTGCGCGACCGGCGGATCGTGACCTATGGCTTTGCCGCCAGCGCCGATGTGCGCGGGGTCAATGTGACGCCGCATGCCGGGGGCAATCGCTTCGAGGCGATCATCCGCCAGCGCGACGGGACGACGCGATCGATCGAGAATATCGAGTTGCCGATGCCGGGGCGGCACAATGTCCAGAATGCGCTCGCCGCGATCGGCGTGGCGCTCGAGCTCGGCATCCGGGATGCTACGATCCAGAAGGGCTTCGCGATGTTCACGGGCGTGAAGCGGCGCTTCACCAAGGTGGGCGAGACGCAGGGCGTGACGGTGATCGACGATTATGGCCACCATCCGGTCGAGATCCGCGCGGTGCTCTCCGCCGCGCGCGAGAGCGCCGAGGGGCGGGTGATCGCGGTGATGCAGCCGCATCGCTTCTCGCGGCTCGAGAATCTGATGGATGATTTCGCGCAGGCGTTCAACGACGCCGACATGGTGCTGGTGACGCCGGTCTATGCCGCGGGCGAGGCGCCGCGCGAGGGCGTGGATGCCGAGGCGTTGGTCGAGGGGGTGAAGCGGCGCGGGCATCGTTCGGCGGCGGTCGTGGCTGATGCGGATGCTTTGGCGCGGGTATTGGCCGAAGTGGCGGTGCCGGGGGACATGGTGGTCTGCCTGGGGGCAGGCGATATTACGAAGTGGGCGGCGGGGCTGGCCGAGGGGATTGCTGCCGCCCGGGTTGAGGCGGTGGCGTGA
- the murB gene encoding UDP-N-acetylmuramate dehydrogenase → MSSVCMALPPLRGTSQPQGSLADFIWFRTGGPAEWLVRPDDVQSLAAFLAALDPETPVLPVGVGSNLIVRDGGVPGVVVRLPKAMAKVSIEPGNRVRAGGAAMGISVASAARDAGIAGLEFLRGIPGTVGGAVRMNAGAYGRDTSNILVEITLVTRDGTVETWPAARLGYTYRHSELPEGAIVVEALFEGVPGDPATIGAEMDRIAAEREASQPLRSRTGGSTFKNPEGHKAWALIDAAGCRGLRRGDAQVSEKHCNFLLNLGNASSADIEALGEEVRAKVKAHSGVELEWEIQRIGVLK, encoded by the coding sequence ATGAGTAGCGTCTGCATGGCCTTGCCGCCACTCCGGGGCACCTCCCAGCCTCAGGGCAGCCTCGCCGACTTCATCTGGTTCCGCACGGGCGGGCCTGCGGAGTGGCTGGTGCGGCCCGACGACGTGCAGTCGCTTGCGGCCTTCCTCGCGGCGCTCGATCCCGAAACCCCTGTGCTGCCGGTCGGCGTCGGCTCGAACCTGATCGTGCGCGACGGCGGGGTGCCGGGGGTGGTGGTGCGGCTGCCCAAGGCGATGGCCAAGGTTTCGATCGAGCCCGGAAATCGGGTCCGGGCGGGCGGGGCGGCGATGGGGATCAGTGTTGCCAGTGCCGCGCGGGACGCGGGGATCGCCGGACTCGAGTTCTTGCGGGGCATCCCCGGAACGGTCGGCGGTGCTGTGCGGATGAATGCCGGCGCTTATGGCCGCGACACATCGAATATATTGGTCGAAATCACGCTGGTGACTCGCGATGGGACAGTCGAGACCTGGCCGGCGGCGCGATTGGGCTATACCTATCGCCATTCGGAGCTTCCCGAGGGGGCGATCGTGGTCGAGGCTTTGTTCGAGGGCGTGCCCGGAGACCCCGCCACGATCGGCGCGGAGATGGACCGGATCGCGGCGGAACGCGAGGCTTCGCAGCCGCTTAGGTCGCGCACCGGCGGCTCGACCTTCAAGAATCCGGAAGGCCACAAGGCCTGGGCGCTGATCGATGCGGCGGGCTGCCGCGGTTTGCGGCGAGGCGATGCGCAGGTCAGCGAAAAACACTGCAATTTCCTGCTCAATCTGGGCAATGCTTCCAGCGCCGATATCGAGGCGCTGGGCGAAGAGGTCCGCGCGAAGGTGAAGGCGCATTCCGGCGTGGAGCTGGAATGGGAAATACAGCGGATCGGGGTTTTGAAGTGA